The Idiomarina loihiensis L2TR genomic sequence GCAGTCCTCTCGAACCACCTTCGCCCACTTACAGAACGCTCCCCTACCCCGCATACCTAAGTATGCAGCCGCAGCTTCGGTGTATGGCTTAGCCCCGTTACATCTTCCGCGCAGGCCGACTCGACTAGTGAGCTATTACGCTTTCTTTAAAGGATGGCTGCTTCTAAGCCAACCTCCTAGCTGTCTCTGCCTTCCCACATCGTTTCCCACTGAGCCATAACTTCGGGACCTTAGCTGGCGGTCTGGGTTGTTTCCCTCTTCACGACGGACGTTAGCACCCGCCGTGTGTCTCCCGGATAGTACTCATTGGTATTCGGAGTTTGCATGGGGTTGGTAAGTCGGGATGACCCCCTAGCCCAAACAGTGCTCTACCCCCAATGGTATTCGTCCGAGGCTCTACCTAAATAGATTTCGGGGAGAACCAGCTATCTCCGGGCTTGATTAGCCTTTCACTCCTAGCCACAAGTCATCCCCTCATTTTTCAACATAAGTGGGTTCGGTCCTCCAATTGATGTTACTCAATCTTCAACCTGCTCATGGTTAGATCGCCCGGTTTCGGGTCTATACCCTGCAACTCAACGCCCAGTTAAGACTCGGTTTCCCTACGGCTTCCCTATACGGTTAACCTTGCTACAGAATATAAGTCGCTGACCCATTATACAAAAGGTACGCAGTCACGGGACGAACCCGCTCCTACTGCTTGTACGTACACGGTTTCAGGTTCTGTTTCACTCCCCTCGCCGGGGTTCTTTTCGCCTTTCCCTCACGGTACTGGTTCACTATCGGTCAGTTGGGAGTATTTAGCCTTGGAGGATGGTCCCCCCATATTCAGTCAGGATATCACGTGTCCCGACCTACTCGATTTCACTTATCATGCACCTTCACATACCGGGCTCTCACCGTCTGTGGCTCCGCTTCCCATCGGATTCTGTTAGCACAAGTTAAGCTTAAGGGCTGCTTCCCGTTCGCTCGCCGCTACTGGGGAAATCTCGGTTGATTTCTTTTCCTCCGGGTACTTAGATGTTTCAGTTCTCCGGGTTCGCTTCCTGGCACCTATTGATTCAGTGCCGGATACTCTGTAAACAGAGTGGGTTTCCCCATTCGGAAATCCATGACTCAAGTGCCTCTTACTGGCTTATCATGGCTTATCGCAAGTTAGTACGTCCTTCATCGCCTCCAACTGCCTAGGCATCCACCGTGTACGCTTAGTCACTTAACCATACAACCCGAAGGTGTCTGGCATACGTGACCAAGATTGTTTGTTCTCGCTGTACACAAGTTCGATACGCCTCTACCAAATCAGTTTGTTCAAGTAGAGTGGCATTTCTTACTTTTAATATTACAATCAGCTTTTCATGTTGTTAAAGAGCACGTAACACTAAGTTACCGGTAAACATTCTTATTAAAGAGTGCTTAACGCTAACGGTTACGAAGAGAAGAAATGGTGGAGCCAAGCGGGATCGAACCGCTGACCTCCTGCGTGCAAGGCAGGCGCTCTCCCAGCTGAGCTATGGCCCCGTAATGGGTTTTCCACACACCCCGATAAGGGAATTTCAAGGTTAGGCAAGGCGAGAGGGTGCAAAGCATACATCAGTATGCGAGTACCCGAACAACGCAGCATAACCGCAGAAATGGTGGGTCTGGGCAGACTTGAACTGCCGACCTCACCCTTATCAGGGGTGCGCTCTAACCAGCTGAGCTACAGACCCAGTTTCTTCTCTGTCTATATCAAGCCTGCAAACTGTGTGGACACTTACTCACACGGATGTGAGGTAGACAAAAAATGCAGGACGCAATTTTTTGTGTACACAAAAGATAAGCTGTTTTGTAAGGAGGTGATCCAGCCGCAGGTTCCCCTACGGCTACCTTGTTACGACTTCACCCCAGTACATGAACCACACCGTGGTGATCGTTCTCCCGAAGGTTAAACTAACCACTTCTGGTGCAGCCCACTCCCATGGTGTGACGGGCGGTGTGTACAAGGCCCGGGAACGTATTCACCGTGGCATTCTGATCCACGATTACTAGCGATTCCGACTTCACGGAGTCGAGTTGCAGACTCCGATCCGGACTACGACGCACTTTATGAGATTCGCTAACCATCGCTGGCTTGCTGCCCTTTGTATGCGCCATTGTAGCACGTGTGTAGCCCATCCCGTAAGGGCCATGATGACTTGACGTCGTCCCCACCTTCCTCCGGTTTATCACCGGCAGTCTCCCCAGAGTTCCCACCTTTACGTGCTGGCAACTAAGGATAAGGGTTGCGCTCGTTGCGGGACTTAACCCAACATCTCACAACACGAGCTGACGACAGCCATGCAGCACCTGTCTCAGTGTTCCCGAAGGCACTAATCCATCTCTGAAAAATTCACTGGATGTCAAGGGATGGTAAGGTTCTTCGCGTTGCATCGAATTAAACCACATGCTCCACCGCTTGTGCGGGCCCCCGTCAATTCATTTGAGTTTTAACCTTGCGGCCGTACTCCCCAGGCGGTCAACTTAGTGCGTTAGCTGCGTTACTCACGTCTTAATGACACGAACAACTAGTTGACATCGTTTACGGCGTGGACTACCAGGGTATCTAATCCTGTTTGCTCCCCACGCTTTCGTACCTCAGCGTCAGTCTCTGACCAGGTGGCCGCCTTCGCCACCGGTATTCCTTCCAATATCTACGCATTTCACCGCTACACTGGAAATTCTACCACCCTCTTCAGGACTCTAGCATGCCAGTTCAAAATGCAATTCCCAGGTTGAGCCCGGGGCTTTCACATCTTGCTTAACACGCCGCCTACGTACGCTTTACGCCCAGTAATTCCGATTAACGCTTGCACCCTCCGTATTACCGCGGCTGCTGGCACGGAGTTAGCCGGTGCTTCTTCTGCGACTAACGTCAATGTGCTGCGCTATTAACACAACACCCTTCCTCGTCGCTGAAAGTGCTTTACAACCCGAAGGCCTTCTTCACACACGCGGCATGGCTGCATCAGGGTTTCCCCCATTGTGCAATATTCCCCACTGCTGCCTCCCGTAGGAGTCTGGGCCGTGTCTCAGTCCCAGTGTGGCTGATCATCCTCTCAGAACAGCTAGGGATCGTCGCCTTGGTGAGCCTTTACCCCACCAACTAGCTAATCCCGCTTGGGCTCATCTTTAGGTGTGAGGCCCGAAGGTCCCCCACTTTGGTCCGTAGACATTATGCGGTATTAGCCACAGTTTCCCGTGGTTGTCCCCCGCCTAAAGGCAAATTCCCAAGTATTACTCACCCGTCCGCCGCTCGTCAGCAGAGAAGCAAGCTTCTCTCTGTTACCGCTCGACTTGCATGTGTTAGGCCTGCCGCCAGCGTTCAATCTGAGCCATGATCAAACTCTTCAATTAAAAGTAGTTCAATCAACTCAATGAATTACGCGTTTTTGCTTGGTTTCTTGCGAAACCTTGCTGAACACTCATTCAAAAGTTGCAATACAAATATTTCGTTTTGCTTAACTTCTGCAAGTGCCCACACAGTTTGCTTGGCTTGATATAATTGTTAAAGAGCGTTGCTTCTTTCGAAGCAGGGAGGCGTATTCTACACGTCCCTTTCGTTTCGTCAACCCATTTTTTTCAGCTTTTTCAGCCCGGTTAAAACAAAACGCCGTTGTCGGAATTTGTTGCAAATACACTTTGCAGATAACTCATGACAACGGCGGCGAATTATAGTGATCTCACTGAGCCTTGCAAGATCTTTTTAGAACCTATTTGATCGTTTGCTCAGAACTTCACCAATTTGCTAGTTTAATCTTCTTTCTCGGCTTTTTCTGCTTCTTTTTTAGTCTCTTTATTGTCATTAAAGTCGGCGTCATCTTCGTCATCGTCACCAACAACATGACCTAACTTCAATTTTTTTACATTCTTGATGGTTAATACCGGACCCGATAAGGCATATAAGAAGAATATTGAGAACAGCACTAAAGATGGTTGCGTCGCAACAATAACGAAAACCAAAACAATAACCAGAATAACAAGGAATGAGACTTTGCCTTTCCAGTCAACGTCTTTAAAAGAGTGATAACGGAAATTCGTGACCATTAGCAGGCCAGCACAAATAGTAATAACAGCGGCAAAGCCACCCATGTCACTACCTTCAACACCGTACTCAGCACCCACCCAAACTAAACCGGCGACAATAGCCGCCGCGCTCGGTATTGCCAGACCCTGAAAGAAGTTTTTATCTGAGGAGCCAAGGTTAGTATTAAACCGCGCCAGCCGTAATGCACCGCCAGCCACAAAAATAAAGGCTGCTAGCCAACCTATTTTTCCGAGATCAGCCAAGGCATAGTTATACATGACCAAGGCCGGTGCCATACCAAAGGAGACGATATCGGCCATACTGTCGAATTCAGCCCCGAAGTCACTTTCGGTATTGGTCATTCTTGCAACCCGGCCGTCCAGCCCATCAAAAACCATTGCAATAAAAATTGCGACTGCCGCTTCAATAAAGCGATCGTTCATTGACGCGACTATGGCATAAAAGCCTGAAAACAAGCCTGCAGTCGTAAACAAGTTTGGCAGTAAATAGATACCGCGGCTCTTACCATTGGTATTTGAGCTGTCATTACTCATGTATAAAACACTCTTTAGTCACTAAATAGAAAGTAGTCAGGTTATCACATTAGGGCTTCGAACAGGAAATGCCCGAAGCCCTGTGTGGTTACTGCGTGATCACTAACCGCTCATTTTCAACACTTACTTTGATCGGTTTAGCAGGCTCAAGTTCCCCTGACAAGATTTTTTGCGCTAAAGGATTCTCCAACTCGTGTTGAATAGCACGTTTCAGAGGCCGCGCCCCAAATACCGGATCAAATCCCGTTCTTGCCAGATGAGATAAAGCCTTATCATCCAGTTCTAACTGATAGTCTTTGTCTTCCAGGCGCTTATAAAGGAGCTGCAACTGGAACTGCGCAATAGATCTAATTTCACTTTCCCCAAGAGGATGGAAAACAACGGTTTCGTC encodes the following:
- the pssA gene encoding CDP-diacylglycerol--serine O-phosphatidyltransferase; protein product: MSNDSSNTNGKSRGIYLLPNLFTTAGLFSGFYAIVASMNDRFIEAAVAIFIAMVFDGLDGRVARMTNTESDFGAEFDSMADIVSFGMAPALVMYNYALADLGKIGWLAAFIFVAGGALRLARFNTNLGSSDKNFFQGLAIPSAAAIVAGLVWVGAEYGVEGSDMGGFAAVITICAGLLMVTNFRYHSFKDVDWKGKVSFLVILVIVLVFVIVATQPSLVLFSIFFLYALSGPVLTIKNVKKLKLGHVVGDDDEDDADFNDNKETKKEAEKAEKED